From Agrobacterium tumefaciens, a single genomic window includes:
- a CDS encoding transporter substrate-binding domain-containing protein yields the protein MRKTVIFAGLLAAASAMTPAKADKLDDIISSGTLRCAVVLDFPPMGSRDANNNPEGFDVDYCNDLAKALGVTAEIVETPFPERIPALMSGRVDVGVASTSDTLERAKTVGMTVPYFAFEMAVTANDKSGIKSFEDMKGKTVGATAGTFEAIALENSVKEWGAGEFRPYQTQADVFLALSQGQIDATVSTSTVAQSNVKSGKFGGISVVGKAPYDIDYVALFTNRDEYGLINYLNLFINQQVRTGRYAELYEKWVGGEAPSLAVNGVYR from the coding sequence ATGAGAAAAACGGTCATCTTCGCCGGCCTGCTGGCCGCCGCATCCGCCATGACACCGGCCAAGGCCGACAAACTCGACGACATCATTTCCTCGGGTACACTGCGTTGCGCTGTTGTGCTCGATTTCCCGCCGATGGGTTCGCGTGACGCGAACAACAATCCGGAAGGCTTCGACGTCGATTACTGCAACGATCTTGCCAAGGCGCTCGGCGTTACTGCCGAAATCGTCGAAACACCCTTCCCAGAGCGTATTCCGGCTCTGATGTCTGGGCGTGTTGATGTGGGCGTTGCCTCGACGTCCGATACGCTGGAGCGTGCGAAGACTGTCGGTATGACCGTTCCGTACTTTGCATTCGAAATGGCTGTCACTGCCAACGACAAGTCGGGTATCAAGTCTTTCGAAGACATGAAGGGCAAGACAGTCGGCGCGACCGCAGGTACGTTTGAAGCAATTGCACTTGAAAACTCCGTCAAGGAGTGGGGTGCTGGCGAGTTCCGTCCCTATCAGACACAAGCCGATGTCTTCCTTGCGCTCAGCCAGGGTCAGATCGACGCAACGGTTTCCACATCGACTGTCGCGCAATCCAACGTCAAGAGCGGCAAATTCGGCGGTATCTCCGTTGTCGGTAAGGCGCCCTACGATATCGACTACGTTGCGCTCTTCACCAACCGCGACGAATACGGCCTCATCAACTACTTGAACCTGTTCATCAACCAGCAGGTACGTACAGGTCGTTACGCCGAGCTTTACGAGAAGTGGGTGGGCGGCGAAGCGCCGTCGCTCGCTGTTAACGGCGTCTATCGCTAA
- a CDS encoding amino acid ABC transporter permease: protein MFNYTFHWNQALKALPQLLDGAVVTLQIAILSMVIGLACAIMLTLFRLSENRALGAFAATWVEIARNTPALFQIYMAHFGLGNFGIHLSPYTALLVGIAFNNAGYLAENFRGALKAIPDTQTRSGRSLGMTSMQTFRLIILPQMLRVAFLPATNQMVWAILMTSLGVTVGMNTDLAGVTQALNAKSFRTFEFFALAAVIYYVIAKIVTLAARVLAWRLFRY from the coding sequence ATGTTTAATTACACGTTCCACTGGAACCAGGCGCTGAAGGCTTTGCCGCAGCTCTTGGATGGTGCGGTGGTGACGCTCCAGATCGCGATCCTCTCCATGGTGATCGGGCTGGCCTGCGCAATCATGCTCACCCTGTTCCGGTTATCGGAAAATCGTGCTCTTGGCGCGTTTGCCGCGACCTGGGTCGAAATTGCCCGCAATACGCCGGCTTTGTTCCAGATCTACATGGCGCATTTCGGCCTTGGTAACTTCGGTATCCACCTCAGCCCATACACGGCTCTGCTCGTTGGCATCGCCTTCAACAATGCCGGTTATCTCGCGGAGAATTTCCGCGGTGCTTTGAAAGCCATTCCCGATACCCAGACCCGGTCTGGCCGATCGCTTGGGATGACGTCGATGCAAACCTTCCGTCTGATCATTCTCCCTCAAATGCTTCGTGTCGCTTTCTTGCCGGCCACCAACCAGATGGTCTGGGCAATCCTCATGACCTCGCTTGGCGTGACTGTGGGAATGAATACCGACCTTGCGGGTGTTACCCAGGCGCTGAATGCCAAGTCATTCCGCACCTTCGAATTTTTCGCACTTGCAGCAGTCATCTACTACGTGATTGCCAAGATCGTCACGCTCGCCGCCAGGGTTCTGGCATGGCGTCTGTTCCGTTACTGA
- a CDS encoding amino acid ABC transporter permease — translation MFETALTWSDLAFLAKGAGMTLAVTAVAVTAGTVMGIIFGIIRVQLGAYWSLPLTFVLDVFRSVPLLIQLVLGNAFQSIAKLGWPPFTTSCVVLSLYTAAYCTEIVRGGISSVPSNTRRACRSLGMTWSQDMRYIVLPLATRVSLPSWIGLTLGVMKDSALVLWLGLIELLRASQILVTRLQEPLTILLICGAIYFIISFPIARFGGYLERRWSPND, via the coding sequence ATGTTCGAAACCGCTCTCACCTGGAGTGATCTCGCCTTTCTTGCCAAAGGGGCAGGAATGACCCTTGCCGTTACGGCAGTTGCCGTTACGGCAGGTACGGTCATGGGGATTATCTTCGGTATTATCCGCGTTCAGCTCGGTGCATATTGGTCGTTGCCTTTGACCTTCGTGCTTGATGTGTTCCGCTCTGTGCCGCTGCTCATCCAACTCGTGCTCGGCAATGCGTTTCAGTCGATCGCCAAGCTTGGCTGGCCGCCTTTCACCACGTCCTGTGTCGTGCTGTCGCTTTACACCGCAGCCTATTGCACAGAAATCGTCCGCGGCGGTATTTCCTCAGTGCCGTCCAATACAAGGCGTGCCTGCCGATCTCTCGGCATGACGTGGTCGCAGGACATGCGTTATATCGTCCTGCCGCTTGCTACCCGCGTGTCACTCCCGTCGTGGATCGGTCTGACACTCGGTGTCATGAAAGATTCTGCACTTGTGCTGTGGCTCGGCCTGATCGAGCTTTTGCGGGCGTCGCAAATCCTTGTCACCCGCCTCCAGGAACCGCTTACAATCCTTCTGATTTGCGGTGCCATCTACTTCATTATCAGCTTCCCCATCGCCCGGTTCGGCGGGTATCTCGAAAGACGGTGGTCCCCCAATGATTGA
- a CDS encoding amino acid ABC transporter ATP-binding protein, whose product MIEIENVRKSFGPLEVLKGINLTVSKGEVVTIIGGSGSGKSTLLTCINGLEPIDSGKIVIDGTEVHAKTTDLNRLRRKVGIVFQQWNAFPHLTVLENVMLAPRKVLGISKEQAEEIAVKQLTHVGLGEKLKVYPNRMSGGQQQRMAIARALAMSPEYMLFDEVTSALDPMLVGEVLDTLKMLAEEGMTMICVTHEMAFARDVSNRVAFFHQGVMAEIGTPEQLFGSPQQAETQKFLASVR is encoded by the coding sequence ATGATTGAGATCGAAAACGTCCGTAAATCCTTCGGCCCACTGGAGGTTCTGAAGGGGATCAACCTCACCGTCAGCAAAGGCGAGGTAGTCACCATCATCGGTGGCTCCGGCTCTGGAAAGTCGACACTTCTCACCTGCATCAACGGTCTCGAACCAATCGACAGCGGCAAGATCGTTATTGACGGGACCGAGGTTCACGCCAAGACGACGGACCTGAACAGGCTACGCCGCAAGGTCGGCATCGTGTTCCAGCAGTGGAACGCCTTTCCCCACCTGACGGTCCTGGAAAACGTTATGCTGGCACCGCGAAAAGTGCTTGGGATTTCGAAAGAGCAGGCAGAAGAGATTGCAGTCAAGCAACTCACCCACGTCGGTCTCGGCGAGAAACTGAAAGTCTATCCGAACAGGATGTCTGGCGGTCAGCAGCAGCGAATGGCAATCGCCCGCGCGCTTGCGATGTCGCCAGAATACATGCTGTTCGACGAGGTGACATCGGCACTCGATCCTATGCTCGTCGGCGAGGTGCTCGATACCCTGAAAATGCTCGCTGAAGAGGGGATGACGATGATCTGCGTCACCCATGAAATGGCTTTCGCGCGCGATGTGTCGAACCGCGTCGCATTTTTCCATCAAGGGGTCATGGCCGAGATTGGAACGCCCGAGCAGCTCTTCGGGTCACCTCAACAGGCAGAAACACAGAAGTTCCTCGCGAGCGTCCGTTAA
- a CDS encoding FAD-dependent oxidoreductase yields MTSPDVLVIGAGVVGLSAAIAAQARGLSVIVVDRQGPAAGASAGNAGAFAFTDILPLASPGILWKAPKWLMDPLGPLSVPPAYALKIAPWMFRFWRACAASRVEHSTAAQTSMMDLSRAELEPFLKKTGTISMLRKEGNLQVYESEAEFEASLAGWKARASHGIEFRHLNAEQMAEIQPGIAPRFISGTFTPGWYSIADPELYTLALAEHFRATGGTIEKLDVTSLRIEGDGVEATGLDGRQLRAAKVVVAAGAFSHRIARSLGEKIPLETERGYNTTLPGGAFDLRTQITFGGHGFVVTRLTSGIRVGGAVELGGLELPANFARSEALLNKARAFLPGLKADGGRQWMGFRPSLPDSLPAIGHARQSDRVVYAFGHGHLGLTQSAGTSRIVADLLTGQKPPVDLAPFSPQRF; encoded by the coding sequence ATGACCAGTCCCGATGTTCTCGTCATTGGGGCTGGTGTCGTTGGCCTGTCTGCGGCAATCGCCGCACAGGCACGCGGCCTTTCCGTTATTGTCGTTGACAGGCAGGGGCCTGCCGCCGGTGCTTCCGCCGGGAATGCCGGGGCGTTTGCTTTCACGGATATCCTGCCGCTCGCCTCGCCAGGTATTTTGTGGAAGGCTCCTAAATGGCTTATGGACCCTCTTGGGCCACTCAGTGTTCCACCGGCCTATGCTCTGAAAATCGCGCCGTGGATGTTCCGGTTCTGGCGGGCATGCGCTGCATCGCGGGTCGAGCATTCTACCGCCGCGCAGACGTCAATGATGGATCTTTCCAGAGCTGAGCTGGAACCGTTTTTGAAAAAAACCGGCACAATCTCCATGCTGCGCAAGGAGGGAAATCTTCAGGTCTATGAAAGCGAGGCTGAGTTTGAAGCTTCATTGGCTGGATGGAAGGCACGAGCCAGCCACGGCATTGAATTCAGGCACCTCAATGCGGAACAGATGGCCGAAATCCAACCGGGTATTGCGCCAAGGTTTATAAGCGGTACCTTTACGCCAGGCTGGTATTCAATCGCAGACCCTGAACTCTATACACTCGCTCTCGCCGAACATTTCCGTGCCACCGGTGGCACGATTGAAAAACTTGACGTCACTAGCCTTCGTATAGAGGGTGATGGGGTCGAGGCTACAGGCCTGGATGGACGCCAGTTGAGAGCCGCAAAGGTCGTCGTTGCAGCAGGTGCTTTCTCCCATAGAATTGCCCGTTCCCTTGGCGAAAAAATACCGCTCGAAACCGAGAGGGGCTATAATACCACGCTGCCAGGCGGGGCGTTTGACCTTCGTACGCAGATTACCTTTGGCGGACACGGTTTTGTCGTCACGAGACTGACGAGTGGCATCCGCGTCGGAGGCGCAGTGGAACTCGGCGGGCTGGAACTGCCGGCCAATTTTGCACGCTCGGAAGCCCTTTTGAATAAGGCCAGGGCTTTCCTTCCTGGGCTGAAAGCGGATGGCGGCCGGCAATGGATGGGATTCCGTCCATCCTTGCCAGATAGCCTTCCTGCAATCGGTCACGCACGGCAGTCAGACCGTGTTGTCTATGCCTTCGGCCACGGACATCTGGGCCTGACACAATCGGCGGGTACGTCTCGCATTGTTGCAGACCTGCTGACCGGCCAAAAGCCACCAGTGGATTTGGCGCCATTCTCGCCGCAGCGTTTTTGA
- a CDS encoding DUF521 domain-containing protein has protein sequence MVAHTSDIVAAQSILRGSAEGQVIATTEALSFWGGVDPATGKVIDVHHPLHDESLTGAILFMPTSRGSCTGSGVLLDLILTGRGPAALVFCEAEDVLTLGALIAGEMFGSPMPVVRLDQQSFDKFSGVGKVRIDGHSISSGDFSLPLAPPATSDLDLAPDDSAMLDGRDGVAVQQAMRIIVAMAAQQGATGLVDVTQGHIDGCIYASPANLTFAEKMAEMGAKVRVPTTMNAISVDKSNWQSQGVPTTFGDPAARLADAYVRMGCRPTFTCSPYLLDSAPRMGESIAWAESNAVIFANTVLGARTAKHPDFLDLCIALTGRAPLSGVYLEENRRPQRIIDVSLPANIDDAFWPLVGYLAGKAAPDCIPVLRGLSEGRPSKDDLKALCAAFGTTSASPMLHIEGVTPEASLAPVAGADFVTITDRDMAAAWKLLNEGPEDVQLVAIGSPHASLAECRALADAFAGRKHHAGVAVIVTAGQQVIDAAKDEGTFQRLVESGIQVLPDLCWCSISEPVFPTKTRALMTNSGKYAHYGPGLSGRAVRFGSLAQCVDAALTGRANVSLPTWLS, from the coding sequence ATGGTCGCGCACACTTCAGATATTGTGGCTGCACAAAGTATTCTTCGAGGCTCAGCGGAAGGCCAGGTCATTGCGACAACCGAAGCGCTCAGCTTCTGGGGTGGTGTCGATCCAGCCACCGGCAAGGTCATTGATGTGCATCATCCGCTGCATGACGAGAGCCTTACGGGCGCCATCCTTTTCATGCCGACGAGCCGCGGCTCATGCACAGGCTCGGGGGTCCTGCTTGACTTGATCCTTACCGGCCGCGGGCCTGCTGCACTGGTATTTTGCGAAGCCGAAGATGTCCTGACGCTTGGTGCGCTGATTGCTGGCGAAATGTTCGGCAGCCCCATGCCGGTTGTGCGCCTTGATCAGCAGAGTTTTGATAAGTTCTCTGGCGTAGGAAAAGTCCGGATTGACGGTCATTCCATATCGAGTGGTGATTTTTCGCTACCTCTAGCGCCGCCAGCCACGAGCGACCTTGACCTCGCGCCAGACGACAGTGCCATGCTCGATGGCCGCGATGGGGTTGCCGTTCAGCAGGCGATGCGCATCATCGTTGCCATGGCTGCACAGCAAGGGGCCACAGGTCTTGTCGACGTGACCCAGGGGCACATTGACGGCTGTATTTACGCGAGCCCTGCCAACTTGACCTTCGCGGAGAAGATGGCTGAAATGGGCGCGAAAGTCCGCGTGCCCACAACCATGAATGCGATTTCCGTCGACAAGTCGAATTGGCAGTCGCAGGGCGTGCCGACGACATTCGGCGATCCTGCTGCGCGATTGGCCGATGCCTACGTCCGCATGGGTTGCCGTCCGACTTTTACCTGCTCACCCTATCTCCTCGACAGTGCCCCAAGGATGGGTGAATCAATCGCCTGGGCGGAATCGAATGCCGTCATCTTTGCAAATACCGTGCTGGGCGCACGTACCGCCAAGCATCCGGATTTTCTAGATCTCTGTATTGCACTCACCGGACGTGCTCCGCTCTCTGGCGTCTATCTGGAGGAAAACCGGCGTCCTCAGCGCATTATCGATGTCTCCCTGCCAGCCAACATCGATGACGCGTTCTGGCCGCTCGTCGGCTATCTCGCAGGCAAGGCGGCGCCCGATTGTATCCCCGTACTTCGTGGCCTCAGTGAAGGACGCCCGTCGAAGGACGATCTCAAGGCGCTTTGTGCGGCCTTTGGAACAACATCGGCATCACCCATGCTCCATATCGAAGGGGTCACCCCCGAAGCCTCGCTCGCACCCGTTGCGGGGGCGGATTTCGTGACGATTACCGATCGTGACATGGCCGCTGCCTGGAAGTTGCTGAATGAAGGGCCGGAGGACGTTCAGCTCGTGGCGATCGGTAGTCCGCATGCCTCGCTTGCCGAGTGCCGTGCGCTCGCGGATGCATTTGCCGGCCGAAAGCACCATGCGGGTGTCGCAGTGATCGTTACCGCGGGCCAACAGGTAATCGATGCGGCAAAAGATGAGGGCACGTTCCAGCGGCTCGTAGAAAGCGGTATCCAGGTCCTTCCCGATCTCTGTTGGTGCTCGATATCGGAACCGGTTTTCCCAACGAAGACACGCGCCCTGATGACCAATTCCGGGAAATATGCGCATTACGGTCCAGGCCTTAGCGGTCGTGCCGTCCGGTTTGGATCTCTTGCTCAATGCGTCGATGCGGCGTTGACAGGACGCGCCAACGTTTCTCTTCCGACCTGGCTTTCATAA
- a CDS encoding proline racemase family protein, with product MRSIKTVHVISAHAEGEVGDVIVGGVLPPPGDTIWEQSRFIARDQTLRNFVLNEPRGGVFRHVNLLVPPKHPDADAAFIIMEPEDTPPMSGSNSICVSTVLLDGGIVPMQEPETHMVLEAPGGLVRVRAECKNGKAERIFVQNLPSFADRLDAKLDVEGLGTLTVDTAYGGDSFVIVDAEALGFSLKPDEAHDIARLGVRITNAANQSLGFSHPENPDWKHFSFCLFAGRVERTAEGLRAGAAVAIQPGKVDRSPTGTALSARMAVLHARGEMKQGETLTAVSVIGSTFSGRILGETMVGDRKAVLPEISGRGWVTGIHQHMLDPSDPWPEGYRLTDTWGAR from the coding sequence ATGCGAAGCATAAAAACCGTTCACGTGATCTCCGCTCATGCGGAAGGCGAAGTGGGTGATGTCATCGTTGGGGGCGTTCTGCCGCCGCCTGGTGACACCATTTGGGAGCAGAGCCGTTTTATCGCCCGTGACCAGACACTGCGCAATTTCGTGTTGAACGAGCCGCGCGGCGGCGTCTTCCGCCATGTCAACCTTCTGGTTCCGCCAAAGCACCCCGATGCGGATGCCGCATTCATTATCATGGAACCGGAAGATACGCCGCCCATGTCCGGGTCGAACTCGATCTGTGTCTCGACCGTGCTTCTCGATGGCGGGATTGTGCCGATGCAGGAGCCAGAAACACACATGGTGCTTGAAGCACCAGGCGGACTTGTCCGGGTCCGTGCCGAGTGCAAAAATGGTAAGGCAGAGCGGATCTTCGTTCAGAACCTGCCGAGTTTTGCAGATCGGCTGGATGCGAAACTTGACGTCGAGGGACTTGGAACCTTGACTGTCGACACAGCCTATGGCGGCGACAGCTTCGTAATCGTGGATGCAGAGGCGCTGGGGTTTAGTCTCAAACCTGACGAGGCGCATGATATCGCCCGGCTCGGCGTCCGCATCACCAATGCCGCGAACCAATCGCTTGGCTTCAGCCATCCGGAAAACCCCGACTGGAAGCATTTTTCGTTTTGCCTCTTTGCAGGTCGGGTGGAGCGAACTGCAGAAGGATTGAGGGCAGGAGCTGCGGTTGCGATTCAACCGGGCAAGGTTGACCGCTCGCCAACAGGCACTGCGCTTTCGGCACGCATGGCCGTGCTCCACGCACGTGGGGAAATGAAGCAGGGTGAGACCCTGACCGCCGTCTCCGTCATCGGCTCAACCTTCAGCGGGCGCATTCTCGGCGAAACGATGGTCGGTGATCGCAAGGCCGTTCTGCCTGAGATTTCAGGCCGCGGCTGGGTGACAGGAATTCACCAGCACATGCTCGACCCCTCCGATCCATGGCCGGAAGGTTACCGTCTCACCGACACATGGGGTGCGCGTTAA
- a CDS encoding LacI family DNA-binding transcriptional regulator, translating into MNDVSKLAGVSKMTVSRVLGDPSLVSEETRLKVMKAIEKLGYVPDRIAGSLSSRRTNFITAILPTLTNSNFADSAQGLANALRAADYQLLIGYTMYDLQEEERVIKTMMERRPDAIVVAGTVHTKAASEVLVRAGIPIVEIWEVPEHPIDHAVGFSNYEVGRTAARHLMSLGFTRIGALGSRADGDVKDWRGEARLLGFGAALREAGLSDEFITREGHAPVSYDHGGKTLGVLLEKAPDIEAVFAVSDISAVGALMECHRRGIDVPGRISILGFGDFDIGRQCFPAISTIRVDAQMIGRRAGELLLSILEPEKDATPPENARIDVGFELIIRDTTKRIAG; encoded by the coding sequence ATGAATGACGTCTCCAAACTTGCGGGCGTTTCGAAGATGACCGTGTCCCGCGTGCTTGGCGATCCCTCGCTCGTCTCTGAAGAGACCCGGCTGAAGGTGATGAAGGCCATTGAAAAGCTCGGATATGTCCCGGACCGGATTGCAGGTTCGCTTTCATCACGACGAACGAATTTCATCACCGCCATCCTGCCGACACTGACGAACTCAAACTTTGCTGACAGCGCACAGGGTCTTGCCAATGCCTTGCGCGCTGCAGATTACCAGTTGCTGATCGGTTACACGATGTACGACTTGCAGGAGGAGGAGCGCGTCATCAAGACAATGATGGAGCGTAGGCCAGACGCAATCGTTGTTGCTGGCACTGTCCATACAAAAGCCGCGAGTGAAGTTCTCGTGCGTGCGGGCATTCCGATCGTCGAAATATGGGAGGTGCCGGAGCACCCTATCGATCACGCTGTCGGCTTTTCCAACTACGAGGTTGGAAGAACGGCGGCCCGGCATCTCATGTCGCTCGGTTTTACCCGCATCGGTGCTTTAGGCTCAAGGGCAGACGGTGATGTCAAGGATTGGCGTGGTGAGGCGCGACTGCTTGGATTTGGAGCGGCATTGCGCGAGGCAGGCCTCTCAGACGAATTCATAACACGCGAGGGCCATGCACCGGTCTCTTACGACCACGGTGGCAAGACGCTCGGCGTCCTTCTCGAAAAGGCACCGGACATCGAGGCTGTTTTCGCGGTATCTGACATTTCTGCCGTTGGCGCACTCATGGAATGTCACCGACGAGGGATAGATGTACCCGGCAGAATTTCGATCCTCGGGTTCGGCGACTTCGATATCGGTAGACAGTGTTTTCCCGCGATCTCGACCATCCGCGTCGACGCCCAGATGATCGGTCGAAGGGCTGGGGAACTGCTTTTATCCATTCTGGAGCCAGAGAAAGATGCGACACCCCCGGAAAACGCCCGTATCGATGTTGGCTTCGAACTGATCATTCGGGATACAACCAAGCGCATTGCCGGTTGA
- a CDS encoding transporter substrate-binding domain-containing protein — MSISRFLKNVTIAVGVAAASFAATTSAHAVSISDIMSRGSVKIGVLTGAPPMGMVDEKGNPSGYDVDVANLIGTYLNLPVELVPLTPPARIPALQTGKVDFLVATLAPTGERAKTVMFTQPYSAFNMDIISGPDQKFENLESLKGKRVSVNRGSSQETALRKANVEGLEVVVYEDDSTSAQALLAGQVDAVALPSTVGEAIIKQRPEAGLQVGFTFFQQGNSMATKIEDFELRQWLNTSIYLMKMSGDLDRISMKWTGRAMPQLPNF, encoded by the coding sequence ATGAGTATTTCGAGATTTTTGAAGAACGTCACGATTGCAGTTGGTGTTGCGGCCGCGTCGTTTGCTGCGACGACATCGGCGCACGCCGTCTCTATCAGCGATATCATGTCGCGCGGTTCGGTGAAGATCGGTGTTCTGACAGGCGCGCCGCCAATGGGTATGGTTGATGAGAAGGGGAACCCGTCCGGTTATGACGTTGATGTTGCCAACCTCATCGGGACATACCTCAATCTACCCGTTGAACTCGTTCCGCTGACGCCGCCGGCACGTATTCCGGCCCTCCAGACGGGCAAGGTCGATTTCCTGGTGGCGACACTGGCTCCAACCGGTGAACGTGCGAAAACCGTCATGTTCACGCAGCCCTACAGCGCCTTCAACATGGATATTATTTCCGGTCCGGATCAGAAGTTCGAAAATCTGGAGAGCCTGAAGGGCAAGCGCGTTTCGGTGAACCGTGGTTCGTCTCAGGAAACCGCTCTTCGCAAGGCTAATGTCGAAGGTCTCGAGGTTGTCGTTTACGAAGACGACTCCACCAGCGCGCAGGCTCTCCTTGCCGGACAGGTTGACGCGGTCGCGTTGCCATCGACAGTCGGTGAAGCGATTATCAAGCAACGTCCTGAGGCCGGGCTGCAGGTCGGATTTACCTTCTTCCAGCAGGGCAATTCGATGGCCACGAAAATCGAAGATTTCGAACTTCGTCAGTGGCTCAACACGTCCATCTACCTCATGAAAATGTCCGGTGACCTCGACCGTATTTCGATGAAGTGGACTGGTCGCGCAATGCCGCAACTGCCGAACTTCTGA
- a CDS encoding amino acid ABC transporter permease, with product MSYTFQFGALAQYQNELLNGIWLTIKLSVLSIVLGCAFGILLASLRSINGGIVRGLVDAYVEIIRNTPFLVQLFIVYFGLPGLGFRVGADTAALIGMTINLAAYSTEIIRAGIEAVHKSQIEAGEALGFTKFQIYRHVIMVPAIAKVYPSLCSQFVLMMLASSICSAISTHELAAAAAFVESQTYRSFEVYIVVTLIYLALALCLRLVLALVGMWLFGRRVARRTMTALPEVQS from the coding sequence ATGTCCTATACGTTTCAATTTGGCGCTCTCGCCCAATATCAAAACGAGCTCCTGAACGGCATATGGCTGACGATCAAGCTGTCGGTCCTGTCGATCGTGCTCGGCTGTGCATTTGGTATTCTTCTGGCCTCACTGCGCTCCATAAATGGCGGTATCGTCCGCGGACTTGTGGACGCCTACGTCGAGATCATTCGCAATACACCTTTCCTGGTGCAGCTCTTTATCGTCTATTTCGGCCTGCCGGGGCTAGGGTTTCGTGTCGGTGCTGACACGGCTGCCCTGATCGGCATGACGATCAACCTCGCTGCCTATTCAACCGAGATTATCCGGGCCGGCATCGAGGCTGTCCACAAGTCGCAGATCGAGGCAGGTGAGGCTCTGGGTTTCACAAAATTCCAGATCTACCGCCATGTCATCATGGTTCCGGCGATCGCCAAGGTCTATCCGTCGCTTTGTAGTCAGTTTGTCCTGATGATGCTGGCATCCAGCATCTGCTCGGCGATTTCGACCCATGAACTTGCAGCCGCTGCGGCCTTCGTGGAATCGCAGACCTACCGTTCCTTCGAAGTCTACATCGTCGTCACACTCATCTATCTCGCGCTCGCTCTTTGCCTGCGGCTTGTCCTTGCCCTTGTTGGCATGTGGCTGTTTGGCCGCCGTGTTGCCCGAAGGACGATGACCGCTTTGCCGGAGGTGCAGTCATGA
- a CDS encoding amino acid ABC transporter permease — MTLRTFGLSEFGFLLTALQWTVLLTILALVGGGIVGFLIALARTSDIKALRFAAGTYIQIIQGIPVLMILFLSYYGLSLAGFELPPLIAAGASMTVYASGYLAEIWRGCIQAVPKQQWEASESLALTRAQQYRYVILPQAMRISLPPTVGFAVQVVKNTSIASIIGFVELARAGQLINNATFQPFRVFVAVAVLYFIVCYPLSQLSRWLERRLHAGSNR; from the coding sequence ATGACACTTAGAACTTTCGGTCTCAGCGAATTCGGATTCCTCCTGACCGCCCTGCAATGGACCGTACTCTTGACGATCCTTGCACTTGTCGGTGGAGGCATTGTCGGCTTCCTGATTGCTCTTGCCCGTACGTCCGATATCAAGGCTCTACGCTTTGCCGCCGGTACCTACATCCAGATCATTCAGGGCATTCCGGTGCTGATGATCCTGTTCTTGTCCTACTACGGGCTGAGCCTTGCAGGATTTGAGTTGCCACCCCTGATTGCGGCTGGCGCATCCATGACGGTTTATGCCTCGGGCTACCTTGCAGAGATCTGGCGTGGCTGCATCCAGGCAGTGCCAAAGCAACAATGGGAGGCCTCGGAATCGCTGGCGCTCACAAGGGCACAGCAGTACCGATACGTCATCCTTCCGCAGGCCATGCGTATCTCCTTACCCCCGACCGTCGGCTTTGCCGTCCAGGTCGTCAAGAATACGTCAATCGCATCGATTATCGGTTTCGTCGAATTGGCAAGAGCTGGGCAGTTGATCAACAACGCTACGTTCCAGCCCTTCCGCGTCTTCGTCGCCGTTGCGGTTCTTTATTTCATCGTCTGCTACCCGTTGTCCCAGCTCTCTCGTTGGCTGGAAAGGAGGCTTCATGCCGGAAGTAATCGTTGA